One part of the Sphingopyxis sp. TUF1 genome encodes these proteins:
- the flgF gene encoding flagellar basal-body rod protein FlgF: MDRLIYTSLSAMRGSMSRQTAIANNLANAQTPGFRADMANAQSLWLDGNGLDARAMASEEVLGADMRAGAVTSTGRDLDIAMQGDALLVVQAKDGEEAYTRRGDLQVSPSGLLTTGDGNPVQGGQGPVTIPPADAITIDQQGRVWIVPQGGDPENPQEVDRLRLATPAGSEIAKGLDGLFRVKGGGILPDDPEARLLTRSIEGSNVTATSALVEMIEASRSWDTQLKMIGDVRDMDSATANLMQLPR, encoded by the coding sequence ATGGACCGCCTTATCTATACCAGCCTCTCCGCGATGCGGGGCAGCATGTCGCGGCAGACGGCGATCGCCAACAATCTGGCGAATGCGCAAACGCCGGGCTTCCGTGCCGACATGGCGAATGCGCAGTCGCTGTGGCTCGATGGCAACGGGCTCGACGCGCGTGCCATGGCGTCCGAAGAGGTGCTCGGCGCCGACATGCGGGCGGGCGCCGTCACCTCCACCGGTCGCGACCTCGACATCGCGATGCAGGGCGACGCGCTGCTCGTCGTCCAGGCGAAGGATGGCGAGGAGGCCTATACGCGGCGCGGCGACCTGCAGGTTTCGCCGAGCGGGCTCCTGACCACCGGCGACGGCAACCCCGTCCAGGGCGGCCAGGGGCCGGTGACGATCCCCCCCGCCGACGCGATCACGATCGACCAGCAGGGCCGCGTGTGGATCGTGCCGCAGGGCGGCGATCCCGAAAATCCGCAGGAGGTCGACCGGCTGCGGCTGGCGACCCCCGCGGGGTCGGAGATCGCCAAAGGGCTCGACGGCCTGTTCCGCGTCAAGGGCGGCGGCATATTGCCCGACGATCCCGAAGCGCGGCTGCTCACCCGTTCGATCGAAGGGTCGAACGTCACCGCCACCAGCGCGCTCGTCGAGATGATCGAGGCGAGCCGCAGCTGGGACACCCAATTGAAGATGATCGGCGACGTGCGCGACATGGACAGCGCGACCGCCAATCTGATGCAGCTTCCCCGTTAA
- a CDS encoding rod-binding protein, giving the protein MTNSISSISATPTPAAAGGGDGGLRKAAEAFEAVILRQLMASMRQAKLGDDIFGSSATDNFREMADARTADSLAAMRQFGIADMVERQFRGQTGGLAARFGGGVQ; this is encoded by the coding sequence ATGACGAACTCCATTTCTTCGATTTCGGCGACGCCGACCCCCGCGGCTGCGGGGGGCGGTGACGGCGGGCTGCGCAAGGCGGCCGAGGCTTTCGAGGCGGTGATCCTGCGCCAGCTGATGGCGTCGATGCGGCAGGCAAAGCTCGGCGACGATATTTTCGGGTCGAGCGCGACCGACAATTTCCGCGAAATGGCCGACGCGCGCACCGCCGACAGCCTCGCCGCCATGCGCCAGTTCGGCATCGCCGACATGGTCGAGCGGCAGTTTCGCGGCCAGACCGGCGGCCTCGCGGCCCGCTTTGGCGGAGGCGTGCAATGA
- a CDS encoding transglycosylase SLT domain-containing protein codes for MTMNAINTPQGSARIAAPVLDAVQRASARTGIDFDYLFDVARVESGYNPNAKASTSSARGLYQFTKQTWLATLERHGANHGLAWAADAIGRDASGRLSVADPVLRDQIFALRDDPVAASTMAAALTGDNRTYLESRIGRSAEPVDLYLAHFLGSGGAAKFLTALAADPDQPGAPMMPEAAAANRSVFYAGDGSMRSLAEIRDRFRAKLEDGGKTENMKPYAPQGWLAQASSSSGMAKGGGRPPLQMMDIQPMPKKLSMGFAADAYRRLASLGGGAA; via the coding sequence ATGACAATGAACGCCATCAACACCCCCCAGGGCTCCGCCCGCATCGCCGCTCCGGTGCTCGACGCGGTACAGCGCGCCTCGGCGCGCACCGGGATCGATTTCGACTATCTGTTCGACGTCGCGCGGGTGGAAAGCGGTTATAATCCGAACGCGAAGGCGTCGACCTCGTCGGCGCGCGGCCTATATCAGTTCACCAAGCAGACGTGGCTCGCGACGCTCGAGCGGCATGGCGCGAACCACGGCCTTGCCTGGGCCGCCGACGCGATCGGTCGCGATGCGTCGGGCCGCCTGTCGGTCGCCGACCCGGTGCTGCGCGATCAGATTTTCGCGCTGCGCGACGATCCCGTCGCCGCATCGACGATGGCCGCGGCGCTGACCGGCGACAATCGCACCTATCTGGAAAGCCGGATCGGCCGCAGCGCCGAACCCGTCGACCTGTATCTCGCGCATTTCCTGGGATCGGGCGGTGCCGCCAAGTTCCTCACCGCGCTCGCCGCCGATCCCGACCAGCCCGGCGCGCCGATGATGCCCGAGGCGGCGGCCGCGAACCGTTCGGTCTTTTATGCCGGCGACGGCAGTATGCGCAGCCTTGCCGAGATCCGCGACCGGTTTCGCGCAAAGCTCGAGGACGGCGGCAAGACGGAAAATATGAAACCCTATGCCCCGCAGGGCTGGCTTGCACAGGCAAGCAGCTCGAGCGGCATGGCGAAGGGCGGCGGGCGCCCGCCGCTCCAGATGATGGATATCCAGCCTATGCCCAAAAAGCTCTCGATGGGCTTTGCCGCCGACGCCTATCGCCGGCTTGCCTCGCTCGGCGGAGGCGCGGCATGA
- the flgG gene encoding flagellar basal-body rod protein FlgG — protein sequence MSLGALHVARTGLDAQSFRMQVIANNLANVNTTGFKRDRASFETLSYQLMTQAGAPSTAENRYATGLNLGTGVALNGTARIDTQGTFQTTGNGLDVAIDGAGYFQVELPDGRIGYTRAGNFGRAPDGTIVTSDGKPLSPAIQVPEDASGVSIGLDGTVSATGADGTALELGRIEIARFSNPAGLQAIGGNMLVETQASGAPLVGGAGEEGRGTLRGGMLEGSNVNVVEELVDMIETQRAYEVNSKMISATDEMMKNASQTL from the coding sequence ATGAGCCTCGGCGCCTTGCACGTCGCACGTACCGGTCTGGATGCCCAAAGCTTCCGGATGCAGGTGATCGCGAACAACCTTGCCAACGTCAACACAACGGGCTTCAAGCGCGACCGCGCGAGCTTCGAGACGCTGAGCTATCAATTGATGACGCAGGCGGGCGCGCCGTCGACCGCGGAAAACCGCTATGCGACGGGGCTCAACCTCGGCACCGGCGTCGCCTTGAACGGCACCGCGCGCATCGACACGCAGGGGACGTTCCAGACGACGGGCAACGGGCTCGACGTCGCGATCGACGGCGCCGGATACTTCCAGGTCGAACTGCCCGACGGGCGCATCGGCTATACCCGCGCGGGCAATTTCGGCCGCGCGCCCGACGGCACGATCGTGACCTCCGACGGCAAACCGCTGAGCCCCGCGATCCAGGTGCCCGAAGACGCCAGCGGCGTGTCGATCGGGCTCGACGGCACCGTCTCGGCGACCGGCGCCGATGGCACCGCGCTCGAACTCGGCCGCATCGAAATCGCACGCTTTTCGAACCCCGCGGGGCTCCAGGCGATCGGTGGCAACATGCTCGTCGAAACGCAGGCCTCGGGCGCGCCGCTCGTCGGCGGCGCGGGCGAGGAAGGGCGCGGCACGCTGCGCGGCGGGATGCTCGAAGGATCGAATGTCAATGTTGTCGAGGAACTCGTCGACATGATCGAGACGCAGCGCGCCTATGAGGTCAATTCGAAGATGATCTCGGCCACCGACGAAATGATGAAAAATGCGTCGCAGACTCTCTAA
- a CDS encoding flagellar basal body L-ring protein FlgH, giving the protein MRRRLSKLAMLAFALAPATALAKDTLPPDAFSATMPLPPAPPTANGSIFQGAYVPLTSGGRAGQVGDIITIQLVERTAATKSNAAGTQRDGNIGLTPPSTGPLSLFNPSDIAMGGGQQFKGKGDASQSNALSGEVSVTVAAVYPNGTMLVKGEKFLTLNRGDERVQISGIVRAIDISPDNRVLSTRVADATIRYVGKGEIARASRQGWLQRFFSMISPF; this is encoded by the coding sequence ATGCGTCGCAGACTCTCTAAGCTGGCGATGCTGGCCTTCGCGCTCGCGCCCGCTACGGCGCTCGCGAAGGACACGCTGCCGCCTGACGCCTTTTCGGCGACGATGCCGCTGCCGCCGGCGCCGCCAACGGCCAACGGCTCGATCTTTCAGGGCGCCTATGTGCCGCTGACGTCGGGCGGCCGTGCCGGGCAGGTCGGTGACATCATCACCATCCAGCTCGTCGAGCGCACCGCCGCGACCAAAAGCAACGCCGCAGGCACGCAGCGCGACGGCAATATCGGGCTGACGCCGCCGAGCACCGGCCCGCTGTCGCTGTTCAACCCCAGCGACATCGCAATGGGGGGCGGCCAGCAGTTCAAGGGCAAGGGCGATGCCTCGCAATCGAACGCGCTGTCGGGCGAGGTCAGCGTGACCGTCGCCGCCGTCTATCCCAATGGCACGATGCTGGTGAAGGGCGAGAAATTCCTGACGCTTAACCGCGGCGACGAGCGCGTCCAGATTTCGGGCATTGTCCGCGCGATCGACATCAGCCCCGACAACCGCGTGCTGTCGACGCGCGTCGCCGATGCGACGATCCGTTACGTCGGCAAGGGCGAGATCGCCCGCGCCAGCCGCCAGGGCTGGCTGCAGCGCTTCTTCTCGATGATCAGCCCCTTCTGA
- a CDS encoding flagellar basal body rod protein FlgB: protein MMASEKLFGLHATALQLRSQRMMMLASNIANAATPNYKARDLDFAKALDLAQQGSSTESAVAYRVPVQASLDGNTVEMATEQTAYAENALAYRSSLAFLSGRINTLSRALKGE from the coding sequence ATGATGGCATCCGAGAAACTCTTTGGCCTGCATGCGACGGCGCTCCAGCTGCGCAGCCAGCGCATGATGATGCTCGCGTCGAACATCGCGAACGCCGCGACGCCGAATTACAAGGCGCGCGACCTCGACTTTGCGAAGGCGCTCGATCTTGCGCAGCAGGGCAGCTCGACCGAAAGCGCGGTCGCGTACCGCGTCCCCGTGCAGGCGTCGCTCGACGGCAACACCGTCGAGATGGCGACCGAACAGACAGCCTATGCCGAAAACGCGCTCGCTTATCGGTCGAGCCTCGCATTCCTCAGCGGCCGCATCAACACGCTGTCGCGCGCGCTGAAGGGCGAATGA
- a CDS encoding flagellar hook assembly protein FlgD has protein sequence MSVNSINNPNPIFYPPGTSQQMDQSDFLRLMTAQLSQQDPFNPVDNTEMVAQMAQFSSLAGVTETNAVLAQISEQLAAQTQLLEDIKSATPTPTPVQ, from the coding sequence ATGAGCGTCAACAGTATCAACAACCCGAATCCCATATTCTATCCGCCGGGCACCAGCCAGCAGATGGACCAGAGCGATTTCCTGCGCCTGATGACGGCGCAGCTGTCGCAGCAGGATCCGTTCAACCCGGTCGACAATACCGAGATGGTTGCGCAGATGGCGCAATTTTCCAGCCTGGCCGGCGTCACCGAAACGAACGCGGTGCTCGCCCAGATTTCGGAGCAGCTCGCCGCGCAGACGCAGCTGCTGGAGGACATCAAGTCCGCCACCCCTACACCCACCCCCGTGCAGTAA
- a CDS encoding flagellar basal body P-ring protein FlgI, with the protein MTQRPSLFTLFALLLAGLVFAAPAQAQRIKDMGQFQGLRANQLTGYGIVVGLAGTGDDSLDYSTLGMKGAVSRFGLTLPPGVNPALKNAAAVMITAELPPFAKPGQRLDVTVSAIGKAKSLRGGTLVLAPLYGADGQIYAMVQGNLVIGGLGVDAADGSKLTVNVPSSGRIAGGATVERAVDTGFATSDWLTFNLHQFDATNAKRVTDAINAAIPGSASMIDGASIAIRTAGNGDDRMRLMSQIENLGVQRAEPPAKVIVNARTGTVVINGAVRVGTAAVSHGKLTVSVKESPMVVQPAPFSRGETAIEPSSEIEVAEDYRPAFLMQPNASLSQLVDSINRLGVPPGDLVAILEALSQAGALTAELVII; encoded by the coding sequence GTGACCCAGCGTCCGTCCCTGTTCACCTTGTTCGCGCTCCTGCTCGCGGGGCTCGTCTTCGCCGCCCCCGCGCAGGCCCAGCGCATCAAGGATATGGGCCAGTTCCAGGGCCTGCGCGCCAACCAGCTCACCGGCTACGGAATCGTCGTCGGGCTTGCCGGGACGGGCGACGACAGCCTCGACTATTCGACGCTCGGCATGAAGGGCGCGGTGTCGCGTTTCGGCCTGACCTTGCCGCCGGGGGTGAACCCGGCGCTGAAAAATGCCGCGGCGGTAATGATCACCGCCGAACTGCCGCCCTTTGCCAAGCCGGGCCAGCGGCTCGACGTCACCGTGTCGGCGATCGGCAAGGCGAAATCCCTTCGCGGCGGCACGCTCGTGCTCGCGCCGCTCTATGGCGCCGACGGACAGATTTACGCAATGGTGCAGGGCAATCTCGTGATCGGCGGGCTCGGCGTCGACGCCGCCGACGGGTCAAAGCTGACGGTCAATGTGCCGTCGAGCGGCCGGATCGCGGGCGGCGCGACGGTCGAGCGCGCGGTCGACACCGGCTTTGCGACGAGCGACTGGCTGACCTTCAACCTTCACCAGTTTGACGCGACCAATGCCAAGCGCGTCACCGACGCGATCAACGCCGCCATTCCCGGCAGCGCATCGATGATCGACGGCGCCAGTATCGCGATCCGCACCGCCGGCAACGGCGATGATCGAATGCGGCTGATGTCGCAGATCGAAAATCTGGGCGTCCAACGCGCCGAACCGCCCGCAAAGGTGATCGTCAATGCGCGCACCGGCACGGTCGTCATCAATGGCGCGGTCCGCGTCGGCACCGCGGCGGTCAGCCATGGCAAGCTTACCGTGTCGGTCAAGGAATCGCCGATGGTGGTGCAGCCGGCGCCGTTCAGCCGCGGCGAGACCGCGATCGAACCGTCGAGCGAAATCGAAGTGGCGGAGGATTATCGCCCCGCCTTCCTGATGCAACCCAATGCCTCGCTCTCCCAATTGGTCGATTCGATCAATCGGCTGGGCGTTCCCCCCGGCGACCTCGTCGCCATCCTCGAGGCGCTGAGCCAGGCCGGCGCGCTCACTGCGGAACTGGTGATCATATGA
- the flhA gene encoding flagellar biosynthesis protein FlhA: MTVGFDLRNIGRIAGASALPAGMLILVALMVIPVSPLILDISFVANIMISLLILMVALQASKPLDFSAFPTVLLLATLFRLALNVASTRVVLVSGHEGTAAAGHVIEAFGQVLIGGDYVVGLFVFVVLMIINLIVITKGAGRVSEVSARFTLDALPGKQMAIDADLNAGLLTPEEAKARRIEVGTEADFYGSMDGASKFVKGDAVAGLLILFVNIVGGLILGMFSHGLSLSEAGATYITLAIGDALVAQIPALLLSIAAAAIVTRVASPFDLSGQIGSQFSSPLIWTAVGGILFILGLVPAMPQMLILPAAALAFAIGWQLRRAEAAVAAAPEPVAPAPDPSRIEWADVSDASACQLEIGYALVALVDDRKGAPLMTRITGIRRQLSKELGFVIPPVKVTDDLSLPGNVYRISVAGVIVGEDEVFPNEMLALDSGDLVRQVTGRPCKDPTFGLDALWIPKTAQNDAIAAGYTVVDPATVVATHLNNSIVGAAAELFGIDDAQALIDNLKTHYPQLAQNLSPQGYALPRVASLCKSLLVERVPLRDFRKIAEAMVALSAQQLGESDLVEAVRQRIGALIVQTIVPSRMPLPVVTFSPEVEVLLNQAVRANPAAEWPFEHGMAMKIIEQVGQAVEPLLLSTRSFALVASPICRSALSRLVRATFPDVAVISYLEIPATKQTEIVATIGADVPRLAPGPDAHMEDQIHEN; this comes from the coding sequence ATGACCGTCGGCTTCGACCTTCGCAATATCGGCCGTATCGCCGGCGCCTCGGCGCTGCCGGCGGGGATGCTGATCCTCGTCGCGCTGATGGTGATCCCCGTCTCGCCGCTCATCCTCGATATCAGCTTCGTCGCGAACATCATGATCAGCTTGCTGATCCTGATGGTCGCGTTGCAGGCATCGAAGCCGCTCGATTTTTCGGCCTTTCCGACGGTGCTGCTGCTCGCAACCCTGTTCCGCCTGGCGCTCAACGTCGCGTCGACGCGCGTCGTGCTCGTCAGCGGTCACGAGGGCACAGCGGCGGCGGGGCATGTGATCGAAGCGTTCGGCCAGGTGCTGATCGGCGGCGATTATGTTGTCGGCCTGTTCGTTTTCGTCGTGCTGATGATCATCAACCTGATCGTCATCACCAAGGGCGCAGGCCGCGTATCCGAAGTATCGGCGCGCTTCACGCTCGACGCGCTGCCCGGCAAGCAGATGGCGATCGACGCCGACCTGAACGCCGGGCTGCTCACCCCCGAAGAGGCCAAGGCGCGCCGCATCGAGGTTGGCACCGAGGCCGATTTCTACGGCTCGATGGATGGTGCGTCGAAATTTGTGAAGGGCGACGCCGTCGCGGGCCTTTTGATCCTGTTCGTCAACATCGTCGGCGGACTGATCCTCGGCATGTTCAGCCACGGCCTCAGCCTGTCCGAGGCGGGCGCGACCTATATCACGCTGGCGATCGGCGACGCGCTCGTCGCGCAGATCCCCGCGCTCCTGCTGTCGATCGCCGCCGCGGCGATCGTCACCCGCGTCGCGTCGCCCTTCGACCTCAGCGGCCAGATCGGCAGCCAATTCTCTTCGCCGCTCATCTGGACCGCGGTTGGCGGCATTCTTTTCATTCTCGGCCTCGTCCCCGCGATGCCGCAGATGCTGATCCTGCCCGCAGCGGCGCTGGCCTTCGCCATCGGCTGGCAGCTGCGCCGCGCCGAAGCGGCGGTCGCTGCCGCACCCGAACCGGTGGCGCCCGCGCCCGACCCGTCGCGCATCGAATGGGCCGACGTCAGCGACGCGAGCGCGTGCCAGCTCGAAATCGGCTACGCGCTCGTCGCCCTCGTCGACGACCGCAAGGGCGCGCCGCTGATGACGCGGATTACCGGCATCCGCCGTCAATTGTCGAAAGAGCTGGGGTTCGTCATCCCGCCGGTGAAGGTCACCGATGACCTGTCGCTGCCCGGCAATGTCTATCGCATCTCGGTCGCAGGGGTGATCGTCGGCGAGGACGAGGTTTTCCCCAACGAAATGCTCGCGCTCGATTCGGGCGATCTTGTGCGCCAGGTGACCGGACGCCCGTGCAAGGATCCGACTTTCGGCCTCGACGCGCTCTGGATTCCAAAGACGGCACAGAATGACGCGATCGCCGCAGGCTATACCGTCGTCGATCCGGCGACCGTGGTCGCCACCCACCTCAACAACAGCATCGTCGGCGCCGCCGCCGAACTGTTCGGCATCGACGATGCGCAGGCACTGATCGACAATCTGAAGACGCATTACCCGCAGCTCGCGCAGAATCTGTCGCCGCAGGGCTATGCACTGCCGCGCGTCGCCAGCCTTTGCAAATCGCTGCTCGTCGAGCGCGTGCCGCTGCGCGATTTCCGCAAGATTGCCGAAGCGATGGTTGCCTTGTCGGCGCAGCAGCTCGGTGAAAGCGACCTCGTCGAAGCGGTGCGCCAGCGTATCGGCGCGCTGATCGTCCAGACGATCGTGCCGAGCCGGATGCCACTGCCGGTCGTGACCTTCAGCCCCGAGGTCGAAGTGCTGCTCAACCAGGCTGTGCGCGCCAATCCCGCCGCCGAATGGCCGTTCGAGCATGGCATGGCGATGAAGATCATCGAACAGGTCGGACAGGCGGTCGAACCGCTGCTGCTCTCGACGCGCAGCTTTGCGCTCGTCGCCTCGCCGATCTGCCGCTCGGCGCTCTCGCGCCTCGTGCGCGCCACCTTCCCCGACGTTGCCGTCATCTCCTACCTCGAGATTCCGGCGACCAAGCAGACCGAAATCGTCGCGACGATCGGCGCCGACGTGCCGCGCCTCGCGCCCGGGCCCGATGCCCATATGGAGGATCAGATACATGAGAATTGA
- a CDS encoding flagellar hook basal-body protein translates to MSFYTSLSGLKASQTDMSVISNNIANAAAVGFKRSKAQFGDIFASSPTQSTKMIAGQGTRLNGITQQFTQGTYESSEKTLDLAIVGEGMFIVKGEPPREQVTYTRNGSFEPTPDGYVIDSTGQKLQLLPIDADGNVTDNTLAGAFDFQLPTGAPSDPTSALVNVTIGLDGLVTATFANGEDQKLGKVAMATFPTMSGLRPIGDAHWQSTGESGPPTIDAATNGPMGGIRSGALERSNVDITEELVMLMAAQRNFQANAKAIEGASQLTQTIIGMR, encoded by the coding sequence ATGTCATTTTATACGTCGCTTTCGGGCCTCAAGGCATCGCAGACCGACATGTCGGTCATCTCGAACAATATCGCCAACGCCGCTGCGGTAGGCTTTAAGCGCAGCAAGGCGCAGTTCGGCGACATTTTCGCTTCGTCGCCGACGCAGTCGACCAAGATGATCGCGGGCCAGGGCACGCGCCTTAACGGCATCACCCAGCAGTTTACGCAGGGCACCTATGAATCGAGCGAAAAGACGCTCGACCTTGCGATCGTCGGCGAGGGCATGTTCATCGTCAAGGGCGAGCCGCCGCGCGAGCAGGTCACCTATACGCGCAACGGCTCGTTCGAGCCGACGCCCGATGGCTATGTCATCGATTCGACGGGTCAGAAACTCCAGCTCCTGCCGATCGATGCCGATGGCAATGTCACCGACAACACGCTTGCTGGCGCCTTCGATTTCCAGCTGCCCACCGGCGCGCCGTCGGACCCGACCTCGGCGCTGGTGAACGTCACGATCGGCCTCGACGGCCTCGTCACCGCGACCTTTGCCAATGGCGAGGATCAGAAGCTCGGCAAGGTAGCGATGGCGACCTTCCCGACGATGTCGGGTTTGCGTCCGATCGGCGATGCGCATTGGCAGTCGACGGGCGAAAGCGGCCCGCCGACGATCGACGCCGCGACCAACGGGCCGATGGGCGGGATCCGTTCGGGTGCACTCGAACGATCGAACGTCGACATCACCGAAGAGCTGGTGATGCTGATGGCGGCGCAGCGCAACTTTCAGGCGAATGCCAAGGCGATCGAGGGCGCGTCGCAGCTGACCCAGACGATCATCGGCATGCGCTGA
- a CDS encoding flagella basal body P-ring formation protein FlgA — protein sequence MSRRIFAALVASTIAAPVAAQGQGASEDWQAIDALTATVANALGRTATPVDRRIKLARCPEPATVSAIDANTLAVRCAPLGWRLRVAMTGSAGAGSPTAASFARPAPSAPVIRRGDNVRVTIDTPSYSIGYAAIAVEDGRIGETIALHGSDRKSTLSATVTGPGAARIDN from the coding sequence TTGTCCCGCAGAATTTTCGCGGCGCTTGTCGCAAGCACCATCGCCGCCCCGGTCGCCGCGCAAGGCCAGGGGGCGAGTGAGGACTGGCAGGCAATCGACGCGCTGACCGCCACCGTTGCCAACGCGCTCGGCCGCACCGCGACTCCCGTCGATCGCCGCATCAAGCTTGCCCGTTGCCCCGAACCGGCCACGGTCAGCGCCATCGATGCCAATACGCTCGCGGTGCGCTGCGCTCCGCTCGGCTGGCGCCTGCGCGTCGCGATGACGGGGTCTGCCGGGGCGGGGTCACCGACTGCCGCATCCTTCGCGCGCCCGGCGCCGAGCGCGCCGGTGATCCGCCGCGGCGACAACGTCCGCGTGACAATCGACACGCCAAGCTATTCGATCGGCTATGCCGCAATCGCGGTCGAGGACGGCCGGATCGGCGAAACGATTGCGCTGCACGGCAGCGACCGCAAATCGACGTTGAGTGCCACCGTTACCGGCCCGGGCGCCGCGCGCATCGACAACTGA
- the flgC gene encoding flagellar basal body rod protein FlgC: MTMNGSFSVFDISGRAMSAQLVRLNTTASNLANAGTVAGSEAGAFRSLKPVFRTVMDDQGRATVQIDQVTTSKMAPSKRHDPSNPLADADGNVWEAAVDSAAELVEMVETARQYQNNVQVLETAKGLINETLRMGQ; encoded by the coding sequence ATGACGATGAACGGCAGCTTTTCCGTATTCGACATCAGCGGCCGCGCCATGTCGGCGCAGCTCGTGCGGCTCAACACCACCGCGTCGAACCTCGCCAACGCGGGGACGGTCGCGGGCAGCGAGGCGGGTGCCTTCCGCTCGCTCAAGCCCGTTTTTCGCACCGTGATGGACGATCAAGGCCGCGCGACGGTGCAGATCGATCAGGTCACGACCTCGAAAATGGCGCCGTCGAAGCGTCACGATCCGTCGAACCCGCTCGCCGACGCCGACGGCAATGTCTGGGAGGCCGCGGTCGATAGCGCCGCCGAACTGGTCGAGATGGTCGAAACCGCGCGCCAGTATCAAAACAACGTCCAGGTCCTGGAAACCGCCAAGGGCCTGATCAACGAAACCCTCAGGATGGGACAGTAA
- the flgM gene encoding flagellar biosynthesis anti-sigma factor FlgM — protein sequence MSGDSKIGPASGIARTGPLRRVASEAIASAHAPAEVRAAADNMPAARLTRLSNSLADQPPPVDIARVAALRTAIASGNYSVHPAIIASAMLDFHGRGGE from the coding sequence ATGTCGGGTGACAGCAAGATCGGACCCGCCAGCGGCATCGCCCGCACCGGACCGCTGCGCCGGGTCGCCAGCGAGGCGATCGCATCGGCGCACGCACCCGCCGAGGTACGCGCGGCGGCGGACAATATGCCCGCTGCGCGGCTGACGCGTCTGTCGAACAGTCTCGCCGATCAGCCGCCTCCGGTCGACATCGCGCGCGTCGCCGCCCTCCGGACGGCGATCGCGAGCGGCAATTATAGCGTCCACCCTGCGATCATCGCCAGCGCGATGCTCGACTTCCATGGCCGCGGTGGCGAATGA